From candidate division WOR-3 bacterium:
AAACTGCTTGCGTTGTTCAATGTTAATGTGCTCAACTTCTTTAAGCAATCTAAAATCATAACCAATTTTTTCTGCTTGATGGATAAATGCTTTTAAGTCTTTAGGAAGGCAAAACCCACCAAAACCGATGCCTGCTTTGAGAAAATAAGGACCGATTCTTTTATCCAATCCCAAACCAGTAGCAACTTTTTCAATATCCGCACCGGTGAGTTCGCAGATGATTGACACCGCATTAATAAAAGAAATCTTGGTGGCTAAGAATGCATTTGCCGAATGTTTGATAAGTTCAGCACTGCGAATGTCAGTAATTAATTTTGGCGCTTTTATTGGTTGATAAATTTTTAAGAGCAATCTTTTTGCCTTTTCCGATTCCACACCTAAAACAATCCGGTCAGGATTGAGAAAATCAGCAACTGCACTACCTTCGCGCAAGAATTCTGGATTGTAAGCGATATCAAATTGGCTATTGGAAAGAGCATATTGGTATAGAGTTCTCTTAATCCAATCACAAGTCATAACCGGAACCGTTGATTTCTCGACAATCAGTTTATATCCGTTCATTGCTGAACCAATTGCTTTTAGGGCGTTTTTAATATAAGTCAAATCTGGCTCGCCATTAGATTTAGTTGGCGTGCCGACCGTAATAAATATTACTAAGGTATCTTTGACCGCATCACTTATCTTTGTGGAAAATTTTAGTCTTTTCGCCTGAAAATTGATTTTTACTATTTTATCCAATTCTGGCTCATAAAATGGCATCTTGTCCTTATTAAGTGCAGTAATTTTATCGTGGTCATTATCTACACAGATTACGCTATATCCTAGATGGGCAAGACAAGCTGCAGTTGTTAGTCCCACCGGCCCCGCACCAATAACACCAATTTTCAAACTCTGTCTACGAGGCAAAAACCGATTTTTATTTACTAATTTCAATGTCTTTGCTGGCATATGTTGATTATAGAGGAATTTTGCTCCTTGTCAAATCATCTAAAGGATACACCTTTATTTTTAGCATATCAAGTCTAAATTTACACAAAATATTATCCACTATCAAAGATACACCACTATTTTTAACATACAATCCCAAAGGGAGACAAAATATTGTACCTTACCCAATTAAAATTCATAATTGACTTTATCTTGAGGTTTCTTATAATACGATTAGAAGCATTTTATGAAATACCAAATGTTTCGTTTCCAACTCAAGACAACAAAATTTTTTGTCTTGGTTAAAAAAATGCATACATGACAGAATCTACAAAGTCTATTTTTTGTTTTATTATTAGCATCTTAGGGCTAATTAGTGGTTGTTTCTGCACTTGCTCGAAACAAAGCCAAACGATAATTGCCCGAGTAAATGGCGAAGCGATTACCGAAAAGGAATTTATTGCTGCTTTACCCAAAGGATTCACATCCGATTCTACGGAAAGCAACTATCGACGGTCTTTAATCGATAACCTGATAGTTAAGAAGTTGTTTATCCAAGAAGCCAAAGCACTCGGACTTGAAGACCAAGTAGATGCCCAATTAGAATACGAGAAGAAACACCGGTTAATTCAAGCCTTATACGATGATGTGGTTACAAAAAATCTTAAAATAACGGAAAAAGATATTCAGGATATGTTAACACAAATCTCTACAGAAGTTCACTTGAAAGTAATTGTGATGCCCAATGAATCAATTGCTCAAATCGTTAATGAAGGTATAAGCAAAGGAATACCTTTTGAATCATTGGCCGTAAAATATTCCCAAGATGAGAGTGCCGTAGAAGGTGGCGATATTGGTTGGCTTCCTGTTTATTATTTGGAAGAGTCTTTACGCAATGCGGTAGCCAATATGAAGGAAAATGAAATTAGTAGTCTGATTCGCAGTGCGGATGAATATAAGATAATTAAACTCATCGAAAAGCGTATAAGTAAAGAATCTTTATCTGAACGCAAAACTAATGCGCGTATGTTGGTAGAACAAGAAAAACATCGCCAATTAGTCAGTGCTTATCTTGAGAAATTGTCTCAACGACTTGAATTTAATCCTGAAGGGCTAAGATTGTTTTATAAACATCCGGATTCTTTCAGTGAAGCGGAACGCGAAACCTGGGTTGCGAAAAAAGATAATCGCAAAGTAGTTTATGCCAAAAATCTCTTCCATATTGCTCGAGAATTTCCACGGATAATTGATACTGCACTTAAATCTTATGCTATCAAAAGAGCAATTGAAGAAGATGTTATGTATGAAGATGCCTTAAATCGTAACTTGGATAAACTACCTGAGATTCAAAAAGAATTTGAACAGCGAAAAAAAGACCTGCTCTATCAAAAACTATATGCTATGCAAATAACCCAAACTCTTAAAGTTACGGATAAAGAGATTGAAGACTATTATAATGCCAATAAAGAAAAATATCTTCCCAATAAAGTCTCAGATGTTGCTCCTCTCATCAAAAATGAACTTTTAGAACAGAAACGACAAGAACGGTATATGAACTATGTCCAAGAATTAAAGGCCAAAAGTAAAATTGAAATTGACGAAAAACGATTAATGAATGCCGGTAAAAAACGATGAGTGAATAAATGCAATATTATTATGAAAAAGAATTGGAAGGGAAAAAGTAAATAATGAATATGAATAAAAAAGAAAAAAACAATCAAGACTACAATATTAATTATACCCAAGTATTGAAAGCCAAAAGTAAAATTGAAATTAATGAAGAAAAAGTATTAACCATCAGTAAAAAAAACGAATGTGTAAAAATCTTAATTTAACAAAAAAAATCAACACCTCACTAAATTGGGTGAAAGGAGCAATAGTGAAAGAAAAAATAAAGATTTATCTTCTTAAACGCAGGATAATTGTTTTGCTACTTTTAAGTCTGTTATTTGTTTCTTGTCCTAAGAATGAAAAAGTTGTTGCCACAGTCGGTAATAGTAAATTAACGCAAAAAGAGTTATTGGTCCAGATTCCGTCAGAAATCCGATTAACCAAAGAGAATATCAATGCGTTAATTGAAAAATGGATTAACACTGAACTCTTATATCAAGAAGCCAAAAGAAGAAGACTTGACCAAGACGAAACCTTAAAAATTCAAATCAAACAACTATCCAAAGAATTAATCGTAAATAGTCTTTTAGAAAGGGAGATGGCAAAGATTTCAGTTAGTCGCAAAGAGATATTCGATTATTTTACTCAGCACAAAGAAGAGTTTCTTTATGAAGTGAAAATCAGCCGGATTGTGCTTAGTGATGAGAGTTTAGCACATCGGACCTTAGCCGAGCTGCGCGCCGGTGCTGATTTTACAAGATTAGCCCAAGATTTATCTCAAGACCGGGTGTTGGCAAAAGGCGCGGAATCAAAATATTTTAGTCGC
This genomic window contains:
- a CDS encoding UDP-glucose/GDP-mannose dehydrogenase family protein, whose protein sequence is MPAKTLKLVNKNRFLPRRQSLKIGVIGAGPVGLTTAACLAHLGYSVICVDNDHDKITALNKDKMPFYEPELDKIVKINFQAKRLKFSTKISDAVKDTLVIFITVGTPTKSNGEPDLTYIKNALKAIGSAMNGYKLIVEKSTVPVMTCDWIKRTLYQYALSNSQFDIAYNPEFLREGSAVADFLNPDRIVLGVESEKAKRLLLKIYQPIKAPKLITDIRSAELIKHSANAFLATKISFINAVSIICELTGADIEKVATGLGLDKRIGPYFLKAGIGFGGFCLPKDLKAFIHQAEKIGYDFRLLKEVEHINIEQRKQFIKKLTNQLKELKGKQIGVLGLAFKPNTDDVRSAPSIEIIKRLKSAGAKIKAYDPKAIPQAKKTLPDIQYCNNPYEVAKDSDCLVILTEWQEFRNLDLKKIKQLLKRPIIFDGRNIFELQKMREMGFIYHSIGRVGIYKD
- a CDS encoding peptidylprolyl isomerase — encoded protein: MTESTKSIFCFIISILGLISGCFCTCSKQSQTIIARVNGEAITEKEFIAALPKGFTSDSTESNYRRSLIDNLIVKKLFIQEAKALGLEDQVDAQLEYEKKHRLIQALYDDVVTKNLKITEKDIQDMLTQISTEVHLKVIVMPNESIAQIVNEGISKGIPFESLAVKYSQDESAVEGGDIGWLPVYYLEESLRNAVANMKENEISSLIRSADEYKIIKLIEKRISKESLSERKTNARMLVEQEKHRQLVSAYLEKLSQRLEFNPEGLRLFYKHPDSFSEAERETWVAKKDNRKVVYAKNLFHIAREFPRIIDTALKSYAIKRAIEEDVMYEDALNRNLDKLPEIQKEFEQRKKDLLYQKLYAMQITQTLKVTDKEIEDYYNANKEKYLPNKVSDVAPLIKNELLEQKRQERYMNYVQELKAKSKIEIDEKRLMNAGKKR
- a CDS encoding peptidyl-prolyl cis-trans isomerase, with protein sequence MKEKIKIYLLKRRIIVLLLLSLLFVSCPKNEKVVATVGNSKLTQKELLVQIPSEIRLTKENINALIEKWINTELLYQEAKRRRLDQDETLKIQIKQLSKELIVNSLLEREMAKISVSRKEIFDYFTQHKEEFLYEVKISRIVLSDESLAHRTLAELRAGADFTRLAQDLSQDRVLAKGAESKYFSRGVGDPRVGGDPLLEEAIFKLKVGEISDVLKSQEGYQIVKLIDKKKVKKDISLAEVEDYINSVLQYKKSREMLEALLNDLKARTKITQNPDVLLK